The genome window GGCGACGCGGTTGATGACCTGTCACTGGACGATACTCCCAGCCCGTTGATGATGACGCTGACAAGAGCATTCATCAATGATGGCTTTGACCTTAAATCGCTCATTCGCATGATCACGGATAGCCCCGCTTTTCATGTCGATAGCCGCGCGGATTTTGAAATCACCCAACGACACGAAGACGCGATGGCCGCGTTCCCACTCGTTCGTCTACGCGCCGAACAGGTCGCTGGCGCGATCATCCAAGCGGGCCGAGTGAAAACGATCGACCGCGAAAGTTCGTTCATCGTACAACTCCAGCGTTACGGCGAGACAAACGATTTCCTAAAACGATACGGCGACCTGGGCGACGATGAATTCAGCAGCGATGCCATCACGATTCCGCAACGATTACTGATGCTCAACGGCAAACTGACCCGAGAAATCACTCAGTGGAACCCCATCCTCAACACATCGGCCCATGCCGGCATGTTCGCACCGAATCCAACCGGAGTCGTCGAGTCCCTTTACTTGGCCACACTCAATCGCCTTCCCACACTTACTGAACAAGAACACTTCACCCAACGAATCGAGGACGCCGAAAGTCGTAAATCGGCGATCGAGGACATCGTTTGGGTGTTGTTCAACAGCAGCGAATTCGCGTGGAACCACTGATCATGTTCAACTCTTCATTCACGCCTCTTTGTGACCCCCGAATCCACCTGTCTCGGCGGCGACTCCTGGGTGCTGGCGGCGGCTTGATGCTGCCCAGTATCGCCCGCCAACTTGCAGTCGCTGCCGAACGTTCACGTGATCCCCAGTCGCCGCCAATGAGCCTGATCATGCTTTGGTTGGAAGGGGGCCCCAGCCAACTCGAAACCTTTGATCCACATCCCGGCACGCTGGTCGGTGGCGACACCCGTGCAATCCCAACCAGTGTCTCGGGACTTGAGATTTCTGATGCGTTCCCCGCCACCGCCGAGGCTATGCACTTGGCCACTTTGGTACGCAGCGTCGTGGGTCAAGAGGGCGATCATGAGCGGGCGATCTACAACATCAAGACCGGCTTTCGACCCGACCCGACGCTCATTCATCCCGCCATCGGTGCGGTCCTTTGCGACGCTGACGATTCCGGTGCCGACATTCCCCGGCACGTTTCCATCTTGCCCACCAATAGTGCCGGGCGAGGTGGCTTCCTGGGCGCCAAGTGGGATGCCTTCCGCACCGGCGACCCGCGGAATCCGGTTCCCGATGTAATCGCGAACGTGGACCAAGATCGCTTGTCCCAACGGCTTGCCGATTTGCAAAACATCGTCGAACCCCAGTTTTCTAAAAACCGCTTAACCAACCTGCAAGAAAATCGCACCCTCCATCAAGCCAGCACTGAAGCGGCCCGCCGGATGATGTCCAGTGACCAGCTGGAAGCGTTTGACGTTCGCCTGGAATCCGAGTCCAACCGGCAAGCATTTGGCGAAGATCGGTTTGGCCGAGGATGCCTGGCCGCCGCCCGGCTCATCGAAGTGGGCGTGCGATGCGTCGAGGTCACGCTGAATGGTTGGGACAGCCACGTCAACAATCACTCCCTGCAAAACTCAGCCGCATCGAGACTGGATCCCGCCCTGGCCGCGTTACTGCATCGCCTGGAAGATCGTGGACTCTTGGAATCAACGTTGGTCGTTTGCGGCGGCGAGTTCGGACGCACCCCACGAGTCAATGCCGCCGAAGGACGTGACCACTGGCCACACGGATTCAGCGTTCTGATGGCGGGTGGCCGTTTCCGTAAAGGACACGTGCATGGGGCAACGTCCACGGACATCGGCGCCACCAGCCCAGCGAAACATGTTGGCGAGCCGGTCACGATCTCGGATCTCCACGCGACGCTGCAAACCGCCTTGGGCCTGGATCCTAATTATGAATACGACACGCCTGTCGGTCGCCCCATGTTCCGATCCGAAGGCCGCGTGTTGGACTCACTTCTAACCTAAAGTCTTAGCCAATACCTTGATCACGCATCTCTTGGGATGCAAAGCCTGAAGCAAAAGAGGATGCGTTAAACCCATTGCGTCTTCCACCACGCCCCCCGCTGCGATCGCCCCCACGTTTCACCCCACTGCGAAGATCGCTCGCCTGCCCCTACAATGCTCCGCTTTCCTCTGAAATCGCGGACTCTTCCGCACTCACGGACTCATCTGGGGCTGTACCGTCGCGATGCCGATTATCGAAGTCAACGACCTAACCAAGCACTACCGCGTCTACCAGAAAAAAGAAGGCCTGGGCGGCAGCATTCGTGGACTTTTCCACCGAGAATTCCGTGACGTTCACGCGGTCCAAGGCATCAACCTGACCGTGGAACAGGGCGAATTCGTCGCCTTCTTGGGCCCCAACGGAGCCGGCAAGACCACCACGCTGAAACTATTGTCGGGTGTGATTCAACCCACCGGCGGTACCGCGACCGTGATGGGGCACATTCCTTGGAAACGGGAGGACGATTACCGACGCAGATTCGCGCTGGTCATGGGCCAAAAGAACCAGCTCTGGTGGGATCTGCCCGCCCGCGAGTCCTACCGTCTTCACCAACACATCTACGGCATCGACGCCAAGGCATTTGAAGCCCGTCTGGATGAACTAAGCGATCTGCTCGACGTCACCCGCCTGCTCGACCAACCCGTCCGCGAATTGTCACTCGGCGAACGGATGAAGATGGAGCTGATCGCAGCGTTGCTGCACAGCCCCGAGGTTCTCTTTCTGGACGAACCGACGATCGGCTTGGACGTCATCGCTCAACACAACATCCAAAAGTTCTTGAAATACTACCAAGAGAAACGCCAGATCACGATTCTGCTGACCAGCCACTACATGAAAGACATCGCTGCATTATGTCGCCGCGTCGTCGTCATTGCTCGCGGCACCATCCAGTACGACGGTTCTCTATCGGGCATCATCGATAAGTTCAGCGGTGACAAATTGGTCACGCTGCAGTTCGCCGCATCGGAATCGCTTTCGCTACCGAAATCACTGGGTGAAGTGGTCAACGAGAACTGGCCCAAGATTCAATACAAGGTCCCTCGTGGCGACGTGCCACGACTTTTAGCCGAAACGCTTCGCGATCACTCTATTGAAGATGTCGTCGTCGAAGATCCACCACTCGAAGACGTCATCGCTGGACTGTTTCGCGAGTCAATGGAAAACACTCAGGAAGCTGCTCAAGCATGATTCAACTCGATAACATTTCAATCGGATTCCGCGGCCCTCAACTGCTCGACAATGTGTCCGTGCGCATCCAGCGTGGTGACCGCATTGGCTTGCTGGGGCGCAACGGCGCCGGCAAGACGACTCTCCTTAAACTCCTTGCTGGCGACCTCACGCCCGATCACGGTGACATTGTTCCCGATGCGGGCGTTCGTATTGCTCGGCTACTGCAGGAAGTGCCGCGACATATCGAGATGAAGGTCCACGATCTGATGATCGCGCGGTGCACCGACATCGAAGGCATGGCATCTTCACTTGGCCCTTCGGACCACGAAACACGTGAACCCTGGGAAATCGAACAACTGACGGAGGAAACTCTGTCACGCATGGACCTGGATGGCGAAGCGAATTTCCAAGACCTATCGAGTGGCATGAAACGCCGCGTCTTGCTTGCCCGTACTATCGCCGCCAAGCCCGACCTCCTGCTGCTCGACGAACCGACCAACCACCTTGATATCCATTCGATCCTGTGGCTGGAAAAGTTCCTGAAGAGCTGGTCCGGAACATTGATGTTCATCACTCACGACCGTTCGTTCTTGCAATCCCTTGCCGACCGCATTTGGGAAATCGATCGCGGGCGCCTTTTCGACTGGACGTGCGACTACCCCACGTTTCTGCAGCGAAAGTCGGACGCACTGGACGCGGAAGAAAAACAAAATGCGTTGTTCGATAAAAGACTCGCGGAAGAAGAAGCCTGGATCCGCAAGGGCATCAAAGCCCGCCGAACTCGAAACGAAGGACGCGTCCGCGCGTTGAAGGCACTTCGTGTCGAGCGAACCGAACGACGATCCCAGGAAGGCACGGCGAAGCTGAACCTCCAAACCGCCCAGCGTGGCGGAGCGTTAATCGCCAAGCTCGACAACGTGTCGTTTGACTACGGCGATTCGAAGACCATCGTCCGTGACTTCAGCACGCTGGTCATGCGGGGCGACAAGATCGGTATCATCGGTCCCAATGGTGCCGGCAAGACAACACTGCTGAAACTGATTCTGGGTAAGCTGGAACCCACATCCGGTGAGATCAAACTCGGCACCAACTTGAAGGTGGCCTACTTCGATCAACTGCGTGACAAGCTTGATCCCGAAGCAACTGTTGCCGAGAACATCGGCGAGGGCAGCGACAAAATTGTGGTTGGCGACAAAACCAAACACATCCTGGGATACCTGCAAGATTACCTGTTCACACCCGAACGAGCCCGGACCCCGGTCAAGCATTTGTCCGGTGGTGAACGCAACCGAGCCCTTCTTGCCAAGCTGATGACGCGCCCGGCCAACGTGATCGTCTTGGATGAGCCGACGAATGACTTGGACGCAGAAACGCTGGAGATGCTCGAAGAACAGCTCGCTGGTTTTGACGGCACGCTCTTGATGGTCAGCCACGACCGTACGTTCCTAAACAACGTGGTAACCAGCACGATTGTTTTCGAGAACGATGAAGCTGAAGGTACCGTCAATGAATACGTCGGTGGCTACGACGAATGGGAAGCCGCCAAATTGCGTCGCGAAGGCGAAGCAAGAGAACTCGGCAACGCACGCGGCACCATCGCACAAACCAAAGCGGCTCAATCAAAAGCTGCCAACGACAAACAAGCGGAACCCGAAACCAAAGCCGCTCGACTGTCCTACAACGAACAACGCGAACTGAAAACCTTGCCGACCGAAATCGAAAAACTGGAAGCCAAGATCGCATCGCTGCACACCGAGATGGCCGAACCGAACTTCTATCAATCCGGTGGCGATCTCATCGCCCAGAAATCGAAAGAGCTTCAAGATCTCGAATCGACTCTCGAATCCAAGTTCAAACTCTGGGAAGAACTCGAAGCCCGTTCGTAGTGCCTAGCACAATCGTCCTATCCGGGGTTTGCGTTGACCAGGCAACGGCTAGCTAAAAACACCTTCCAGCGAGCCGTTTTTAACCCGACCTGCAACTGCGTTCTTCGCGGCTGCACCGGAGAAGGCCTTCACCCCAAAGTCGACGCCACGACTTCGCGTCTAAGAGTACAACCGATGCCGCAACAGCTGATGAACTGGTACGACCGCCCGCAATACTTCGACATGGTTTTCCGAGACGAAACCAATGACGAAGTACGCTTCTTTGAAAAGGCGTTCGCGAAGTTAGTCGACACTCCCGTCAAACGACTCTACGAACCCGGCTGCGGAAGCGGTCGACTCGTTGCCGCGATGGCCGGTCGCGGTTACGAACTTGTCGCCACGGACAACAATGACGCGATGTTGGCTTACCTGCAAAAGCGACTCAAACGCCGCGGGTTGCCCAGCGAATTACTCAACACCGACATGACTACCCATGTCTGCAAACCGGCTGTCGATGCTGCGTTCTGTACCTTCAACACGTTTCGCCACTTGCTAGATGCGGACTCCGCCGAAACACACCTACGCAGCGTCGCGGACTCACTTCGGCCCGGCGGGATCTACATCCTCGGCTTCCACTGCATTCCGCTCGATGCTGACCCGGACTGCACCGAACGCTGGTCAGCAATGCATGGTGGAACCAAGGTCAGCGTGACCTTGCGAGTGATCAACTTCGAACGCCGCAAACGCCGAGAAACCCTGAGAGTTTCCATCAAGGCCACCAAAGCGAACGGCCAAATCGAGCGAATCCGAAGTGAATTCCAACTTCGGCTATACACGCCTGCCCAGGCCAAAACATTACTCAAGAGCGTCGACGACGTTTTTGAAATCGCGTCCGTTCATGACTTTGACTACGACTTGGATGAACAACGCAAAATGGACAATGATCTGACCGATGCAGTTTTCATTCTTCGCAAACGTTAAACTAATCCGTACAATCGCTTGCCCTATCTTCCCGCTCCCCACTATTCGACTGAGTCAAACGATGGATCGTCTTGCTAGCATCAAGTACTTCTGTTTGAGCAATGCATTGCTATTCGCGATCACGGGATGCGGTGGCGGAACGACAGCGGAGCCTGCCCCAACCACTTCGCCTGCGACGGCTGAAAACGCTGCTCAAGCAACAAGCCAAGCTCCCACTAAAGAGCTAACCGGCGGAATGACCTTGCCAGATGAGGTCCCGATCCAGCCTTCATCGGTGCCAGCCGATTCGGAAACCCCCGGTTCGACCAAGGGAATGCAGCTTCCCGACGACTTGTCGCCATAGCTTTTGCTCGGCTGACGACAACCGTAACTCCGCGAGCCCTGAAATGGGTCGCGCCGACACTGGATCGCAGCCTGCCCACACGGGCCGCCAGCCTACGCCTGGCCCCAGTCCACACGGCTTCCCTGTCAAAAAATGAGCCTAGTTTAAAACAGACCGGGCTAGGCAGCCAAAGTGGGCCAGCAATAACGAGTCATGCGACTCTGCCTTAAGAAATTGTTTTCCCAGCGACGCTCACCGCCTTGGGACGCTGCACGTTCTTGGCCAGACCTAGTAGCTCAAAAAGCTGGATCACTCGCCACGACATATCAAACTCATACCACTTATGCCCGTGCGCGGCCGACCGCGGGGCAGCGTGGTGATTGTTGTGCCAGCCTTCGCCATGGCTGATCAATGCGACCAACCAATTGTTCATGCTGTTGTCCCGGGTTTCGTAGTTTCGATAACCGAAAACGTGACCGAGTGAGTTCACCGACCAGGTTCCATGCAGCACAAAGACAGTCCGCATGGCCACGCCCCAAACGCTCCAACTCAAATAGTATCGCCAAGCAACTGACCAATCGCCACCGCTGACGGCCAGGCCAACCAAGCCGCCAAGACCCGACAACACAATCGCATGTGCGACGAAGACAAAGAACCAACCATCCTTACGCTCTAACTTCAAATAGAACGGGTCCCGCAACAGGTCGCGCACATATCGTTCGTAGCGACTCGTTCGATCCAAGTCACGGTGCCGGCACACTACCCATCCCACGTGTCCCCAAACAAAGCTAGCTAGCGGCGAGTGCGGGTCGGGCTGGTGATCCGAATGCTGGTGGTGCATTCGGTGAATTGCAACCCAGCGAGCGGGACTGTCTTGCAAATTGCACATCCCAAGAATCGCCAAGGTGTGCTCCATCCACTTCGGACAAGTGAAGCCACGGTGGGTCAACAAACGATGGTAACCAATCGTGATCCCCATCATGCCAAACACGAAGTGACCTGCGATCCCAACGACCAGACCTGACCATGTAAACAGATAGCTAAACCACGCCGGAACGAATGCCGCCAGGGCGACAAGGTGCACCAGCGACAACACGATCACGTATTGCCACATGATCTGAATCGGCTGCACCTCTTCCGGCTTGGGAATCCGCTGAGGGTCACGACCGGACTCATCGTCCTCGTGCAGCAACTCATCTCCCATTGGATCATAAGTAGCAGCGGCGACATCACCGGGCGAGGGCTTTGCAGAAATCGCAGCCGGATTTGATTCGGACCGCATCGTTTCGGAAGTGGACATCAGGACTGTCTTGAGCGGGAACTGCGAGGAAAAGAGCAGGCTAGAGAGGGATTCGCTAAGCCCTAGCGTCGGCATTCTTTGCCTATTTTGCAATGCCACTTTTGAGCCGGCGGGTTTTGCAACCGGAGTGTTCGCGCCTGACAAGCCTCTGACCAGACAACCAGCTCACCCCAGCAATCGCCATTGATGAGCCCCAAACAGCCGGATTTTTCATGACCGCGCAGCAAAAACGGCCAGGCGTGATTCCTGACCGTATTGAATTCGATTTCGGTGCGAATGACTCGGGGTACGGCGTGGCAGGGCGAAACCGATACCAGACCTTCCATCCAAACGACATTCAGCTAGCGAGCAAGCGTCGCGAGACCTACTTTTCCTTGTCGTCGGCCTTCTTGACCTTCTTCTTCTTCTTCAACGAGATTTTTTGGACGCGTGTCTTGGCCATGCCGATGATGTCGGCATTTTCGTCGAAACGATCGAGTTCTTTGAGTCGAGCGACTCGCTCGGCACGGGTCAGGACGTTGCGGTTCTTGATGGCCCCGGCTTGAACCTTGAGGCTTCGATCCATGGTCATGGGACGAATTCTACGCTGAAAGAGTAATAGTGAACGGTTTTTTCTTGTGTCGAGCCGCGAATGATAGCCTAGTTGGTCAATACTAGCAACCTCATCGCTGGGGCAGTCTGATGGAGATCTTGTGGCGGCCGAAATCGTCACTTAGCCCCCCAAACGAACCCTGCCAGCCAATGAAACGAACGCCGGCCTGAATTGCCACTTGCGGGTTCCACACTCCCGTTCATCGGCGTTCACCGACGGATCAGTTCAGTCCGTCCGCAATAGATTCCAGGTTAGATCCCGCTTCAAGATCCTCGATCGGGCTGCACTTCATCACTGCCAGAAGCAGGATCGCTGTCAGATTCACTGTCCGGTTGCGCGTCGTCCTGAACTGCCGGCGATTCTCCAATCACTTCGTTGGCAATCCCACCAACAGGCAGGGTTGTGGAATCATTCCGGCCAACCAGCTTCTGATAGATCCCCATGTCCACCGTCTCACTGAGAAACGAGACAGCGCCATCCCCCATCGCAACGCTCGCACCACCAGCGTGAAGACTTGCCAGGCCCCCGACAAACAGCGGATCCTTGTATTTTTCGATCGGAACCTCCGCGTTGATCGGGGTGCCCGCGTTCCGAAGACTACTCCGGGTTCCGCTCATCCATCCCAAATCAAATTCCGGCGGCGAGAGCTTCTCGCCCACTAGGATCGTGTGCGCCATCCCATCAACGACTTCGTCAAGCAAAACCCAGCGATTCAGCATCAATAGGCCATTGCCATCCACCAAGATCGGTCCAGACTGATTCGAATGCATGCCCACGTAGCTGGTCGTATTGGGAACCTGCCGCTGGGAAGACGCTGGGCATCGCAGGAATGACAAATCCACCTCGCGTGGCAAACGATTCGCCTCTTCATATACACCAAACCGAAAATCGATCGACTGGTAGAGCCCCTCGCGATCGACGAAAGGCAGTAAACTCGCCAGCCAGTTTTGGTGGTAGGCCCAGCTCGGCTCGTCGCGATCCGGAAGACTGACAACGGGCTCAACCGGTTCATTCAGCTTGGCGTTGTACGAAAACGTCCCGCTGGGCAAATGACCGAAGTCACTGGCGTACGCCTGGTTCGCCAACACGATTCGAGCGAGATTCTGGTGACAATTGCTGCGGCGAGCGATGGACCGCATGTCACGGACAATAGGCACCGAGATCGCAAACAGAACAAACAAAATCACCAACACCACAGCGATTTCCAACAACGAAAAAGCACGGCGAATCGGTGCAGGCGGCATTCGGTACATTGGAGCGGAACACATGGGAGATACAGATTTCATGAAAAGAACCTAGCTGGCACGGTCATACCATTCCAAATGGCAGGCGGGGGTTTATGGTGATGCAGTTCATTTCCCGAGACAACCATCCCTGCGATCTGCACCAAGCGCAAATCGACTTCCAATCCCTCACGGGCCAGGAATCCAGTCGAAGCCCGATTCCTGCAGAAGCCCCCGCGACTGTCCCTACGAAAAAATGATTTTCGAAAAAGTGATTCCTGTGAATTGCATTCCAACTTGGCGTCTGGCAATACTCGCCACCATCTTGACCGCTGAAGCACTCACCTCACCGGCTCGATGCGCCGCTGAACCCTTCACGGTCATGACATGGAATCTGGAATGGTTCTACGACGACGCCAAGAAAGACAATTACAGCGACCTGGCGATCGAAAAAGCCTCGCCTTCCCGCGGACAATGGAACTGGCGAAGGGACGCCGCCGCGACCGCCATCGCCAAGATTGCCCCCTCGGTGGCCGCGGTTCAAGAAATCGAGGGCCAGCGAGTCCTTTGGTACCTCACCCGGTCCCTCGAACGAGACCACAAGCTGAAGTACGACGAGTTCGTCATCCAGGGCAACGACCACTTCACCGAACAAGATGTTGGCTTGCTGGTGCGATCCCCCGTCGACCTGTTTTCCGTCATGCGAGGGAACGTCACATCTCGCATGAACCGAGACACCTTCGGTTCCGTTTCCAAGCACGTTGCCGCCTTCATTGAAGTCCCCATCGGCCAGACAACCAAAGACCAGACGACCGAGACGATCCTGATCGTAAACGTTCACTTGAGATCCCGTGACGTCGGCGATCCGATCCGCAAAAAACAAGCGGCAAGTCTCAACGAATGGATCAATGGTTGGACACGCCACGCCCCCACGACCCCAGTCATTGTCTTGGGTGACTTCAACACCGAACAGGTTGCCGAAAACGTCGACCCTCGTAGCGAGCTTGCAATCCTGATGTCACGCTCCACCGTGGACCCCAGCGACGATCTTATCGATCTGCACGATCGGATCCCCAAGAGTGGAAGACAGACACACCTGTTGAAGGGCAAACAGTTTGACCGCATCCTGGTCAGCCGGTCTCTCGTCGAAGACACTCCCAACGTGCCGGACCTCGTCTTGTCCAACGTCAAAGTGCGTCGCGACGTCGTCATCCGCGGTCGTGGCGATACCCCAACCGAACACTGGGACGACTACTGGGGACAACCCGACGACCAACGCGACCTAAGTGATCATTATCCCGTTGTTGCTGAGTTTGAAATTAGATGAGCGAAACCAACACACCTCCCAATCCTCAACCCATGATTCGGCTGGATGATTTCCTGAAAGCGGCCGGCGTGGTGGGTACCGGTGGCGAAGCCAAAGTCCGAATCCAAGCGGGCGAGGTATTGGTGAACGACGAAGTCGAAACACGACGCCGAAAACAACTGCATGCCGGCGACACCGTGAACTGGAACAGCCAATTGTGGGTAGTCGACTTTGACGACGAAGAAACGCAAAGCGATCTTTAGGCCAAATCAACTTTCGCACGACCATCGTAGGATACGCTGCCATTCACTACTGTCGTTTAAAAACACGTGCCGTGCAGAAGGTCACCCATCGATTGTGAGGCGGCCCTACGGAATCCCCAAAACGCCAATGAACCGCTGGGGCAGGCAGGTCAGATTGCACCATTGATTTCAAACGGTAACGCATTTCCTGCGAAAGCACGTCGGAACCATTCATATCAGCGT of Neorhodopirellula lusitana contains these proteins:
- a CDS encoding small basic protein; this encodes MTMDRSLKVQAGAIKNRNVLTRAERVARLKELDRFDENADIIGMAKTRVQKISLKKKKKVKKADDKEK
- a CDS encoding ATP-binding cassette domain-containing protein, producing the protein MIQLDNISIGFRGPQLLDNVSVRIQRGDRIGLLGRNGAGKTTLLKLLAGDLTPDHGDIVPDAGVRIARLLQEVPRHIEMKVHDLMIARCTDIEGMASSLGPSDHETREPWEIEQLTEETLSRMDLDGEANFQDLSSGMKRRVLLARTIAAKPDLLLLDEPTNHLDIHSILWLEKFLKSWSGTLMFITHDRSFLQSLADRIWEIDRGRLFDWTCDYPTFLQRKSDALDAEEKQNALFDKRLAEEEAWIRKGIKARRTRNEGRVRALKALRVERTERRSQEGTAKLNLQTAQRGGALIAKLDNVSFDYGDSKTIVRDFSTLVMRGDKIGIIGPNGAGKTTLLKLILGKLEPTSGEIKLGTNLKVAYFDQLRDKLDPEATVAENIGEGSDKIVVGDKTKHILGYLQDYLFTPERARTPVKHLSGGERNRALLAKLMTRPANVIVLDEPTNDLDAETLEMLEEQLAGFDGTLLMVSHDRTFLNNVVTSTIVFENDEAEGTVNEYVGGYDEWEAAKLRREGEARELGNARGTIAQTKAAQSKAANDKQAEPETKAARLSYNEQRELKTLPTEIEKLEAKIASLHTEMAEPNFYQSGGDLIAQKSKELQDLESTLESKFKLWEELEARS
- a CDS encoding DUF1559 domain-containing protein, whose amino-acid sequence is MKSVSPMCSAPMYRMPPAPIRRAFSLLEIAVVLVILFVLFAISVPIVRDMRSIARRSNCHQNLARIVLANQAYASDFGHLPSGTFSYNAKLNEPVEPVVSLPDRDEPSWAYHQNWLASLLPFVDREGLYQSIDFRFGVYEEANRLPREVDLSFLRCPASSQRQVPNTTSYVGMHSNQSGPILVDGNGLLMLNRWVLLDEVVDGMAHTILVGEKLSPPEFDLGWMSGTRSSLRNAGTPINAEVPIEKYKDPLFVGGLASLHAGGASVAMGDGAVSFLSETVDMGIYQKLVGRNDSTTLPVGGIANEVIGESPAVQDDAQPDSESDSDPASGSDEVQPDRGS
- a CDS encoding RNA-binding S4 domain-containing protein, with amino-acid sequence MSETNTPPNPQPMIRLDDFLKAAGVVGTGGEAKVRIQAGEVLVNDEVETRRRKQLHAGDTVNWNSQLWVVDFDDEETQSDL
- a CDS encoding ABC transporter ATP-binding protein codes for the protein MPIIEVNDLTKHYRVYQKKEGLGGSIRGLFHREFRDVHAVQGINLTVEQGEFVAFLGPNGAGKTTTLKLLSGVIQPTGGTATVMGHIPWKREDDYRRRFALVMGQKNQLWWDLPARESYRLHQHIYGIDAKAFEARLDELSDLLDVTRLLDQPVRELSLGERMKMELIAALLHSPEVLFLDEPTIGLDVIAQHNIQKFLKYYQEKRQITILLTSHYMKDIAALCRRVVVIARGTIQYDGSLSGIIDKFSGDKLVTLQFAASESLSLPKSLGEVVNENWPKIQYKVPRGDVPRLLAETLRDHSIEDVVVEDPPLEDVIAGLFRESMENTQEAAQA
- a CDS encoding DUF1501 domain-containing protein, encoding MFNSSFTPLCDPRIHLSRRRLLGAGGGLMLPSIARQLAVAAERSRDPQSPPMSLIMLWLEGGPSQLETFDPHPGTLVGGDTRAIPTSVSGLEISDAFPATAEAMHLATLVRSVVGQEGDHERAIYNIKTGFRPDPTLIHPAIGAVLCDADDSGADIPRHVSILPTNSAGRGGFLGAKWDAFRTGDPRNPVPDVIANVDQDRLSQRLADLQNIVEPQFSKNRLTNLQENRTLHQASTEAARRMMSSDQLEAFDVRLESESNRQAFGEDRFGRGCLAAARLIEVGVRCVEVTLNGWDSHVNNHSLQNSAASRLDPALAALLHRLEDRGLLESTLVVCGGEFGRTPRVNAAEGRDHWPHGFSVLMAGGRFRKGHVHGATSTDIGATSPAKHVGEPVTISDLHATLQTALGLDPNYEYDTPVGRPMFRSEGRVLDSLLT
- a CDS encoding acyl-CoA desaturase; protein product: MGDELLHEDDESGRDPQRIPKPEEVQPIQIMWQYVIVLSLVHLVALAAFVPAWFSYLFTWSGLVVGIAGHFVFGMMGITIGYHRLLTHRGFTCPKWMEHTLAILGMCNLQDSPARWVAIHRMHHQHSDHQPDPHSPLASFVWGHVGWVVCRHRDLDRTSRYERYVRDLLRDPFYLKLERKDGWFFVFVAHAIVLSGLGGLVGLAVSGGDWSVAWRYYLSWSVWGVAMRTVFVLHGTWSVNSLGHVFGYRNYETRDNSMNNWLVALISHGEGWHNNHHAAPRSAAHGHKWYEFDMSWRVIQLFELLGLAKNVQRPKAVSVAGKTIS
- a CDS encoding class I SAM-dependent methyltransferase, which translates into the protein MPQQLMNWYDRPQYFDMVFRDETNDEVRFFEKAFAKLVDTPVKRLYEPGCGSGRLVAAMAGRGYELVATDNNDAMLAYLQKRLKRRGLPSELLNTDMTTHVCKPAVDAAFCTFNTFRHLLDADSAETHLRSVADSLRPGGIYILGFHCIPLDADPDCTERWSAMHGGTKVSVTLRVINFERRKRRETLRVSIKATKANGQIERIRSEFQLRLYTPAQAKTLLKSVDDVFEIASVHDFDYDLDEQRKMDNDLTDAVFILRKR
- a CDS encoding endonuclease/exonuclease/phosphatase family protein — protein: MNCIPTWRLAILATILTAEALTSPARCAAEPFTVMTWNLEWFYDDAKKDNYSDLAIEKASPSRGQWNWRRDAAATAIAKIAPSVAAVQEIEGQRVLWYLTRSLERDHKLKYDEFVIQGNDHFTEQDVGLLVRSPVDLFSVMRGNVTSRMNRDTFGSVSKHVAAFIEVPIGQTTKDQTTETILIVNVHLRSRDVGDPIRKKQAASLNEWINGWTRHAPTTPVIVLGDFNTEQVAENVDPRSELAILMSRSTVDPSDDLIDLHDRIPKSGRQTHLLKGKQFDRILVSRSLVEDTPNVPDLVLSNVKVRRDVVIRGRGDTPTEHWDDYWGQPDDQRDLSDHYPVVAEFEIR